From a single Sulfolobus sp. E5-1-F genomic region:
- the ileS gene encoding isoleucine--tRNA ligase — protein MKPLTGNYDPKKIEEEIISFWEESKIFNKLKDIVSKRKEKFLFIDGPPYPSSPTPHIGTIWNKVIKDCILRYERLLGKKVHDQPGYDTHGLPIEVATERLLGISNKQEIIDKIGVENFINKCKEFALSNAAKMTQNFKDVGVFMDWENPYYTLDPSYISSSWSVIKKAYEKGMLDKGTAVLHWCPRCETTLSDYEVSEYKDLEDPSIYVKFKIKGEKNRYLLIWTTTPWTIPSNVFVMINKDYDYADVEVNGEVLILAKDRIEAVMNEAGITNYKILRVYKGSELIGIKYEHPLRDFVSAQTRLDDFHQVVDAGNVVTLTDGTGLVHGATGHGEEDFMVGQKYGFPVVMFVNDRGEFTEEGGKYKGLKVREASKVIINDLKLKNALFFEGKITHRYPVCWRCKTPLILRAIDQWFIRVTKIKDKMLNEIENVNWIPDWGKSRISNMVKELRDWVISRQRFWGTPLPIWICEKCNNVIVVGSKEELESIAIDSVPNDLHRPWIDNVRVKCNKCGGVAKRISDVADVWFDSGVAFFASLGKDWQEKWKELGPVDLVLEGHDQLRGWFFSLLRSGLILLDKAPYSSVLVHGFMLDEQGREMHKSLGNYVEPAIVIQRYGRDILRLWLLRNTTWEDAKFSWRALELAKRDLQIIWNTYVFASMYMNLDNFDPLKYSLDSVIKYAKIEDLWILSRFNSMLKKVTESMKNYKVHEMANYLINFLVEDVSRFYIRLIRKRAWIEATTQDKIAMYYILYFVLKQWIILASTIIPFISEKIYKSFVVNAKESVSMESSISYDERFIDNELEKAFEVAREINEASLNARAKAGIKLRWPLAKVYIFIEDEDTLAKVNRIKDVLLSLLNAKDIEIGKIEGFKSFSKYKVEPNRSVIGKEYKSMSPKILDYIVKNSDIIAIDILNKKQHVAKIDNVDIILNTSHVNISEETIEGYVSSKFTQGIVVISKEISESEEEEGLVRDIIRRIQFMRKQLKLNVVDYIEISIKAPEERVKTIQKWEEFIKNETRGNKIILGEAKGDIVMDWDIEGESYIIGIKKST, from the coding sequence ATCAAGCCTCTTACTGGTAATTATGACCCCAAAAAGATTGAAGAGGAAATAATTTCATTTTGGGAAGAAAGTAAAATTTTCAACAAATTAAAAGATATTGTAAGCAAAAGAAAGGAAAAGTTCCTATTTATAGATGGTCCCCCATACCCTTCAAGCCCTACTCCTCATATAGGGACTATTTGGAACAAGGTAATAAAGGATTGTATATTGCGTTACGAACGATTACTAGGTAAAAAGGTCCATGACCAGCCAGGGTATGATACACATGGATTGCCTATAGAAGTTGCAACTGAAAGGCTACTTGGAATATCGAATAAGCAAGAAATTATAGATAAAATTGGAGTAGAGAATTTCATTAATAAATGCAAAGAGTTTGCATTATCTAATGCTGCTAAAATGACACAAAACTTTAAGGATGTTGGAGTCTTTATGGATTGGGAGAATCCTTACTATACGTTAGACCCTTCTTATATAAGCTCTTCATGGAGCGTAATTAAGAAAGCTTATGAGAAAGGGATGTTAGATAAGGGTACTGCAGTATTACATTGGTGTCCTAGATGTGAAACAACTCTGTCAGATTATGAAGTGTCTGAATATAAGGATTTAGAGGATCCTTCTATCTATGTTAAGTTTAAGATTAAAGGTGAAAAAAACAGATATCTATTAATATGGACTACTACACCATGGACTATACCATCTAATGTTTTTGTAATGATAAATAAGGACTATGATTATGCTGATGTAGAGGTTAATGGTGAGGTATTAATACTTGCAAAGGATCGTATAGAGGCTGTTATGAATGAGGCAGGTATAACTAACTACAAGATACTCAGAGTCTATAAGGGTAGTGAGTTAATAGGAATAAAGTACGAGCATCCTCTAAGAGATTTTGTTAGTGCTCAAACTAGATTAGATGATTTTCATCAAGTTGTAGATGCTGGTAATGTAGTTACATTAACTGATGGTACTGGTCTCGTGCACGGTGCTACTGGACATGGTGAAGAAGATTTCATGGTAGGTCAGAAATATGGTTTTCCAGTAGTAATGTTTGTTAATGATAGGGGGGAATTTACTGAAGAAGGTGGAAAATATAAAGGCCTGAAAGTTAGAGAAGCGTCTAAGGTGATAATTAACGATTTGAAATTGAAAAACGCTTTATTCTTTGAAGGGAAGATAACCCATCGTTATCCCGTATGTTGGAGATGTAAGACTCCATTAATACTTAGAGCTATTGATCAATGGTTCATAAGAGTTACGAAAATAAAAGATAAAATGCTTAATGAAATAGAGAATGTAAACTGGATTCCAGATTGGGGTAAATCCAGAATATCTAACATGGTTAAGGAGCTCAGAGATTGGGTTATAAGTAGGCAAAGATTCTGGGGAACTCCTCTTCCTATATGGATTTGTGAGAAGTGTAATAATGTTATAGTAGTTGGGAGTAAAGAAGAACTAGAGAGTATAGCAATAGATTCTGTTCCTAACGATTTACATAGACCGTGGATAGATAATGTAAGGGTAAAATGTAATAAGTGTGGTGGAGTTGCTAAGAGAATTTCTGATGTGGCGGATGTTTGGTTTGATAGTGGTGTGGCTTTCTTTGCTAGTCTGGGTAAAGATTGGCAAGAGAAATGGAAGGAATTAGGTCCAGTAGATCTGGTTCTAGAAGGCCATGATCAGTTAAGGGGTTGGTTCTTCAGTTTGCTTAGATCTGGATTAATACTACTAGATAAAGCTCCCTATTCTTCTGTATTAGTTCATGGATTTATGCTGGATGAACAAGGTAGAGAAATGCATAAGAGTTTAGGTAATTATGTTGAACCTGCTATAGTAATTCAAAGGTATGGTAGGGATATATTACGTTTATGGCTACTCAGAAATACTACATGGGAGGACGCTAAATTTTCATGGAGAGCATTAGAGCTAGCTAAAAGGGATTTACAAATAATTTGGAACACATACGTGTTTGCATCAATGTATATGAACTTAGATAACTTTGACCCGCTCAAGTATAGTCTTGATAGCGTTATAAAATACGCTAAGATAGAAGATTTATGGATATTATCTAGATTTAATTCGATGTTAAAGAAGGTAACTGAGTCAATGAAGAATTATAAGGTACATGAAATGGCTAATTACCTGATAAACTTTCTAGTAGAGGATGTCAGTAGGTTTTATATAAGGTTAATAAGAAAGAGGGCCTGGATAGAAGCTACCACTCAAGATAAGATAGCAATGTACTATATTCTCTATTTTGTATTGAAGCAATGGATTATATTAGCATCTACTATAATTCCATTTATTTCAGAGAAAATCTATAAATCCTTTGTAGTTAATGCTAAGGAATCAGTCTCAATGGAGTCTAGTATTAGTTATGATGAGAGATTTATCGATAATGAGTTAGAAAAGGCTTTTGAAGTTGCTAGGGAAATAAATGAGGCTTCATTAAACGCTAGAGCTAAAGCTGGAATAAAACTAAGATGGCCATTAGCTAAGGTTTATATTTTTATAGAAGATGAAGATACTTTGGCTAAGGTTAATAGAATAAAAGATGTTTTGTTATCTCTCCTAAACGCTAAAGATATAGAAATAGGTAAAATAGAAGGGTTCAAAAGCTTCAGTAAATATAAGGTAGAGCCTAATAGGTCGGTCATAGGGAAAGAGTACAAAAGTATGTCGCCTAAGATATTGGATTATATTGTAAAAAATAGTGATATAATAGCTATAGATATACTTAATAAAAAACAGCACGTAGCTAAAATAGATAATGTTGATATAATACTTAATACTTCCCATGTTAATATCTCAGAAGAAACAATTGAAGGTTATGTTTCATCTAAATTTACCCAAGGGATAGTAGTCATAAGTAAGGAAATTTCAGAGAGTGAGGAAGAAGAGGGATTAGTTAGAGATATCATAAGGAGGATACAGTTTATGAGAAAGCAACTAAAGCTAAATGTTGTAGATTACATTGAGATTAGTATAAAAGCGCCAGAAGAAAGAGTAAAAACCATTCAAAAGTGGGAGGAATTTATTAAGAATGAGACTAGGGGTAATAAGATAATTTTGGGTGAGGCTAAAGGAGATATCGTTATGGATTGGGATATAGAAGGAGAATCTTATATAATAGGGATAAAGAAGTCTACATGA
- a CDS encoding 50S ribosomal protein L2, which yields MGKKLLQQRAGKGSPTFRSPGWLRIGKVRYPNIFGHLVGKVIDIVHNPGMNAPVAIIKLENGTKFLTQAVQGLVVNQKIEFGKGSPIANGNIIEIGDAPEGTIVCNVEENFGDGGKYARSAGSYAVVVGKSGDKVLIKLPSDKIKAVSNKARATVGVVAGGGVIEKPLLKAGANYWKYKVKAKKWPIVRGVAMNVVDHPHGGGLHQSVSRPSTVSRNAPPGRKVGHIAARRTGRKEGK from the coding sequence ATGGGTAAGAAGTTATTACAGCAGAGAGCAGGAAAGGGTTCTCCAACTTTTAGGAGTCCAGGTTGGCTACGAATAGGCAAGGTAAGATATCCTAACATATTTGGACATCTTGTAGGTAAGGTAATAGACATTGTGCATAATCCAGGTATGAATGCACCAGTTGCTATCATAAAATTAGAGAACGGAACTAAGTTTTTGACCCAAGCAGTTCAAGGTTTGGTTGTTAACCAGAAGATCGAATTTGGTAAAGGATCCCCAATAGCTAATGGTAATATTATAGAGATAGGTGACGCGCCAGAAGGTACAATAGTATGTAATGTTGAAGAAAATTTTGGAGATGGGGGCAAATACGCTAGAAGTGCTGGTTCATATGCAGTAGTAGTAGGCAAGAGCGGTGATAAAGTACTAATTAAATTGCCTTCAGATAAAATAAAAGCAGTTTCGAATAAAGCTAGAGCTACTGTGGGTGTAGTGGCTGGAGGTGGAGTTATAGAAAAACCACTATTGAAGGCTGGGGCTAATTATTGGAAGTACAAAGTAAAGGCCAAGAAATGGCCTATTGTGAGAGGAGTTGCAATGAACGTAGTCGATCATCCTCACGGTGGTGGGCTACATCAGAGCGTAAGTAGACCTTCTACGGTATCTAGAAATGCTCCTCCAGGTAGAAAAGTTGGTCATATTGCAGCAAGGAGAACAGGGAGGAAGGAGGGTAAGTGA
- a CDS encoding isocitrate/isopropylmalate family dehydrogenase, whose protein sequence is MTFQVAVIPGDGIGPELYEGSKRIISKLIEKYNLDINLIEVEAGDTALNKYGEALPKQTLSVIEKADMILKGPVGETAMDVVVKLRQMYDMYANIRPAKSLPNVQTKYPNVDLLIVRENTEDLYKGFEFVPFNGVAIAIKVTTEFASKRIVNIALNYALMRRRKVTCVHKSNVMRVTDGLFASVCREVLKGKVNFEEMYVDAAAANLVRDPTRFDVIVTSNVYGDILSDEASQIAGSLGLAPSANIGDRKSMFEPVHGAAFDIAGKGIANPTAFLLSVSMMLSRMYELSKEDRYLLASKSLENAIIETYKSGKKLTEDVGGNAKLKDMVDEIYKYI, encoded by the coding sequence ATGACTTTTCAAGTAGCTGTAATTCCTGGTGATGGTATAGGACCAGAGTTATACGAAGGAAGTAAAAGAATTATATCTAAGTTAATAGAGAAATACAATCTTGATATTAACTTAATTGAAGTTGAGGCTGGTGATACTGCATTAAATAAATATGGAGAAGCCTTACCTAAACAAACCTTAAGTGTTATAGAAAAGGCGGATATGATTCTAAAAGGTCCAGTTGGAGAGACCGCAATGGATGTTGTAGTTAAATTAAGGCAAATGTATGACATGTACGCAAATATTAGACCAGCTAAGTCACTACCTAATGTTCAGACAAAATATCCAAATGTTGACTTACTAATTGTAAGGGAAAATACGGAAGATTTGTACAAAGGGTTTGAGTTCGTTCCGTTTAATGGGGTCGCAATAGCTATTAAAGTAACCACTGAGTTCGCCTCCAAAAGAATAGTTAATATAGCATTAAATTATGCTTTAATGAGGCGTCGTAAAGTTACGTGTGTTCATAAATCTAATGTTATGAGAGTTACGGATGGACTTTTCGCAAGTGTTTGTAGGGAAGTTTTGAAAGGCAAGGTGAATTTTGAGGAGATGTATGTTGATGCAGCTGCTGCCAATTTAGTACGAGATCCAACTCGGTTTGATGTAATAGTGACTAGTAACGTTTATGGTGATATTTTAAGTGATGAGGCTAGTCAGATAGCGGGGAGTTTAGGTTTAGCTCCATCTGCGAATATTGGAGATAGAAAATCCATGTTTGAACCAGTACATGGTGCGGCTTTTGATATTGCAGGAAAAGGAATTGCTAATCCTACCGCATTTCTGTTATCTGTATCAATGATGCTTAGTAGAATGTATGAATTATCTAAGGAGGATAGATATCTATTAGCATCTAAGTCGTTAGAGAATGCAATAATAGAGACCTACAAAAGTGGGAAGAAGCTAACGGAAGATGTTGGTGGTAATGCTAAGTTAAAGGACATGGTAGACGAAATATATAAGTATATATAA
- the rpl4p gene encoding 50S ribosomal protein L4, whose amino-acid sequence MYLELIKKNSVILDKDGNKVKDIELPLIFSFPVRKDIIRRVFLAEFTHSLQPKGRDPMAGKRTSAESFGINLGMARVPRVKNSGEAALAPNTVGGRLAFPPLIDKKLVEEVNDKEKQLAVISALSATADKAFIIARGHVFKDTVSFPIIVADDIVNLKTASEVEEFLEKIGVYDDVKRVKERIKIRAGKGKMRGRKYKEPVGPLIIAHDTNSPIIKAARNIAGVDVVNAKDVSVIHLAPGAHPGRLTIYTESSINILDKRLSRRLVS is encoded by the coding sequence ATGTATTTAGAGCTAATTAAGAAAAACTCTGTAATTTTAGATAAAGATGGAAATAAGGTAAAAGATATTGAGTTACCTTTAATTTTTTCATTTCCAGTTAGAAAAGATATAATAAGAAGAGTATTTTTAGCGGAGTTTACACATTCTCTACAACCGAAAGGCAGAGACCCTATGGCAGGCAAAAGAACATCAGCTGAGAGTTTTGGAATAAATTTAGGTATGGCAAGAGTTCCTAGAGTAAAAAATTCTGGAGAAGCTGCCTTAGCACCTAATACCGTAGGTGGTAGATTAGCGTTTCCACCTTTGATAGATAAAAAACTTGTAGAAGAGGTAAACGATAAGGAAAAACAATTAGCAGTAATTAGTGCGTTGAGCGCTACAGCGGATAAAGCCTTTATTATAGCTAGGGGACATGTATTTAAAGATACAGTAAGTTTTCCTATAATAGTAGCTGATGATATTGTTAATCTAAAAACTGCAAGCGAAGTGGAAGAATTTTTAGAGAAAATAGGTGTTTATGATGATGTAAAGAGAGTTAAAGAGAGGATTAAGATAAGAGCTGGAAAGGGTAAAATGAGAGGAAGAAAATATAAAGAACCGGTAGGTCCATTGATTATAGCACATGACACTAATTCTCCAATAATAAAGGCAGCACGAAACATAGCTGGAGTTGACGTAGTTAACGCTAAAGATGTGAGTGTTATTCATCTGGCTCCAGGTGCACATCCGGGCAGGCTTACTATTTACACTGAAAGTAGCATAAATATTTTAGATAAGCGATTGAGTAGGAGATTGGTGAGTTAA
- a CDS encoding 50S ribosomal protein L3, producing MGHRKLASPRRGSAGLRPRKRSSELLPTPRTWPQINSQNPKLLGFVGYKVGMTHVFMIDDWPNSPTNGKEIYMPVTVLEVPPIIPLALRAYAVDGKGEPNVITEYWSPSSLQFLDITRRIHSLSFFLKNDENKKKFEEKFSSKLDLIKSNLDRIVYFRLLVATQPRKIPSLGKKVPDLVEIQIGGGEKKAQLDYALNVLGKEISIRDVFKEGQLIDVIGVTKGKGFAGVIKRYSVVELPRWHKHRKGSRKIGTRGPSLGTPSYTPQPGQLGFHRRTEYNKRIIKIGDDSKEINPAGGFVRYGIVRNTYILLEGSILGSKKRPIFLRDPIRPSYVFESAPKITYINILSQQG from the coding sequence ATGGGTCACCGAAAGTTAGCCTCACCTAGACGTGGATCAGCTGGTCTTAGACCTAGAAAAAGATCATCTGAATTATTACCAACACCTAGAACATGGCCCCAAATAAATTCACAGAATCCAAAATTGTTAGGCTTTGTAGGATATAAGGTTGGTATGACACATGTTTTTATGATTGATGATTGGCCTAATTCTCCTACTAATGGTAAAGAAATATATATGCCAGTTACAGTGTTAGAAGTACCTCCAATTATACCGTTGGCATTGAGAGCCTACGCAGTGGATGGTAAAGGTGAACCAAACGTGATAACAGAATATTGGTCTCCCTCCTCTTTACAGTTCTTGGATATCACGAGAAGAATTCATTCTCTTTCATTCTTTTTGAAAAATGATGAAAATAAAAAGAAGTTTGAGGAAAAGTTTAGTAGTAAATTGGATCTTATCAAATCTAACCTAGATAGAATAGTCTACTTTAGGCTCTTAGTCGCTACTCAACCTAGGAAGATTCCATCATTAGGTAAAAAAGTACCAGATCTGGTAGAGATCCAAATAGGTGGAGGAGAAAAGAAAGCACAACTAGATTACGCATTAAACGTTTTAGGAAAGGAAATTTCAATTAGAGACGTTTTCAAGGAGGGTCAACTAATAGACGTTATAGGAGTTACTAAAGGTAAAGGTTTCGCTGGTGTGATAAAAAGGTATAGTGTAGTGGAATTACCTAGGTGGCATAAACATAGAAAAGGAAGTAGGAAAATAGGTACTAGAGGCCCATCTTTAGGAACACCTAGCTATACACCTCAGCCAGGTCAGTTAGGTTTTCACAGAAGAACCGAATATAATAAGAGAATTATAAAAATTGGGGATGATTCTAAGGAGATAAATCCTGCAGGTGGTTTTGTTAGGTACGGAATAGTTAGGAACACGTATATTTTGTTAGAAGGCTCTATATTAGGTTCAAAGAAGAGGCCAATATTCTTAAGAGATCCGATTAGACCTTCTTATGTTTTCGAAAGTGCTCCTAAGATAACTTATATTAACATTTTAAGTCAGCAAGGGTGA
- a CDS encoding 50S ribosomal protein L23 encodes MIQMALATEKALKLIEAYNTLTLIVDKTDTKSDIKKSVERLFGVKVVKVNVVITPQGYKKAYVKLAPEYKASDIAHRLGIL; translated from the coding sequence ATGATTCAAATGGCTTTAGCTACGGAGAAAGCATTAAAACTTATTGAGGCTTATAATACGCTCACATTAATAGTAGATAAGACTGATACAAAGAGTGACATTAAGAAATCTGTTGAGAGATTATTTGGTGTTAAGGTGGTAAAAGTTAACGTGGTTATAACGCCTCAAGGTTACAAGAAGGCATATGTAAAATTGGCACCAGAATATAAAGCAAGTGATATAGCCCATAGATTGGGCATCTTGTGA
- a CDS encoding M28 family peptidase, whose product MLLQHLKTLSNYGEIITGSSNEIKLVREIKKMLEDNSDEIRLIPIRVLNWEQKELIFECESKTITDIISLPYSLSTEIEGSVVENFKECNDRNLMKIKIQNLYEINKLYIEAVEKDCLGIIFSLDSEKRKFVIKYGDLLSHRPSYPPPIPAFYVKENDFPHIKGKCRISLRTDLNPFATGYIIEAIRNSKNENKIIHITAHHDHWFKGERDNLLAVSLLREFRSSIYETHLISFTAEESGSFNFSTFSWSHGSREFLKNYKNVDNILLNINIDNISEESLALKSVPGLLELSRKYFKNVVGTPEIYSDGYSYIKVGIPSITIESLGNIHYHGEYDIIDNDRSNAFSNASTVLDIINRIINENIVYKTSEMKEELKKDMVELPAELKSYLVNVEDLLDKNYMEPYREMIKLYGGVLELNQPYSTVELFHKIKGLNLARKNDVCIEDLGCIKRLRKDEMFYRFYSYYINELKESIANEYINKIYFILKKFF is encoded by the coding sequence GTGTTATTGCAACATCTAAAAACCTTATCTAATTATGGCGAAATAATAACTGGATCCAGTAATGAAATAAAATTAGTGAGAGAAATCAAAAAAATGCTGGAAGACAATAGTGATGAAATTAGACTAATCCCGATTAGAGTACTCAATTGGGAACAGAAAGAACTAATTTTTGAATGCGAATCAAAAACAATAACAGATATAATTTCGCTTCCTTACTCTTTATCAACTGAAATTGAAGGAAGTGTAGTAGAAAATTTTAAAGAATGTAATGATAGAAATTTAATGAAAATTAAGATACAGAATTTATATGAAATCAATAAATTATATATAGAGGCAGTAGAAAAAGATTGTTTAGGAATTATCTTTTCTCTAGATAGCGAGAAAAGAAAATTCGTGATAAAGTATGGAGACCTTCTAAGTCATCGACCTAGTTACCCACCACCGATACCAGCGTTTTATGTTAAGGAGAACGATTTTCCTCATATAAAGGGTAAGTGCAGAATATCGCTAAGAACCGATTTAAATCCTTTTGCAACAGGTTATATTATCGAAGCCATAAGAAATTCGAAAAACGAAAATAAGATAATACATATTACTGCACATCATGATCATTGGTTTAAAGGAGAGAGAGACAATCTCTTAGCAGTATCTTTATTAAGAGAATTTAGGTCTAGTATTTACGAAACACATCTAATCTCATTTACTGCGGAAGAATCAGGCTCTTTCAATTTCTCAACATTCTCATGGTCACATGGATCTAGAGAGTTTTTGAAAAATTACAAAAACGTTGACAATATCTTACTTAACATTAACATAGATAATATAAGTGAGGAAAGTTTAGCTTTAAAATCCGTCCCCGGACTTCTTGAACTCTCTAGAAAATATTTTAAAAATGTCGTTGGGACCCCTGAGATCTATAGTGATGGATACTCATACATAAAGGTTGGAATTCCAAGTATTACAATAGAGAGTTTAGGAAATATTCATTATCATGGGGAATACGACATCATAGATAATGATAGATCCAATGCATTTTCAAACGCAAGTACAGTATTAGATATAATTAATAGAATAATTAATGAAAATATAGTGTATAAAACAAGTGAAATGAAAGAGGAACTTAAAAAAGACATGGTAGAATTACCGGCAGAACTAAAATCTTACTTAGTAAATGTTGAGGATTTACTTGATAAAAATTATATGGAACCGTATAGAGAGATGATAAAATTATATGGTGGTGTGCTAGAACTTAATCAACCCTATTCTACAGTAGAATTATTTCATAAGATTAAGGGACTAAACCTTGCAAGAAAAAATGATGTTTGTATCGAGGATCTAGGATGTATAAAAAGACTGAGAAAAGATGAAATGTTTTATAGGTTTTATTCGTATTATATTAATGAATTAAAGGAATCAATAGCTAATGAATATATTAACAAAATTTACTTCATCTTAAAGAAATTCTTCTAA
- a CDS encoding HAD family hydrolase: MSTNYKIFNNVKAVLFDFDDTLVDFSTKAKEALDAVSKDIYTYIKENYQQEIDINIIRKLVEEESKKLDSKGEYNRNKWWESILKSLNIVNIDKSQLYDWTSLYWSIASQTEPYEDAKEIIEYLDSKGYKLGIITNSDGEGGNKSSRLRTFPLIDKFDLILIAGEGGIRPKPNLEPFIISCERFSVEPSSCVFVGDEPVKDCLAAKKANMISVLIDREGKVKDAELYADFVISNLKQLEEFL; this comes from the coding sequence TTGTCGACTAATTATAAAATATTCAATAATGTGAAGGCGGTGCTTTTTGATTTTGATGATACATTAGTTGACTTTAGTACGAAGGCTAAAGAAGCTTTGGATGCAGTAAGTAAGGATATATATACATACATAAAAGAGAATTATCAACAAGAGATTGATATAAATATAATTAGGAAATTAGTGGAGGAGGAAAGTAAAAAGTTAGATAGCAAGGGAGAGTATAATAGAAATAAATGGTGGGAGAGTATTCTAAAATCATTAAATATTGTTAATATAGATAAGTCTCAGCTTTATGATTGGACTAGTTTGTATTGGTCGATTGCTAGTCAAACTGAACCATACGAAGATGCAAAGGAAATTATAGAATATCTAGATAGTAAAGGATATAAACTTGGTATAATTACAAATAGTGATGGAGAAGGTGGAAATAAAAGTAGTAGATTGAGGACTTTCCCCTTAATAGATAAATTCGATTTGATACTAATAGCTGGAGAGGGAGGTATTAGACCAAAGCCTAATTTAGAGCCGTTTATAATATCATGCGAAAGGTTTTCAGTAGAGCCCAGTTCGTGTGTTTTTGTAGGAGATGAACCAGTAAAAGATTGTTTAGCAGCTAAGAAGGCTAACATGATTAGTGTGTTAATAGACAGAGAAGGTAAAGTGAAAGACGCCGAACTTTATGCAGACTTTGTAATATCTAATCTTAAACAATTAGAAGAATTTCTTTAA
- a CDS encoding putative RNA uridine N3 methyltransferase: MMFPFPRYKPLNVALFLSIFDVENSLLEITLKLSFILRVTNTFRVNKIYWITDSVNSNTLEKIIKDITKYAILPPYLKKYVPISRNLKKVGLMSPLTIPYHLIFKQVAEGEIRLGYKGDFGLNKRITSSSKSILITDSLKLGYIDYNVFYYSGVKNEFIDFKKILDFDNLIIASRNGKNPLKAKEELTNLYNKYGLTLLIGPPAGNLLQRLGKQYLDKSYNFVIKQGVLDIRAEEALAYSLSILNLLLS; the protein is encoded by the coding sequence ATGATGTTTCCTTTTCCACGATATAAGCCCTTAAATGTTGCTCTTTTTTTATCTATATTTGATGTTGAAAATTCTCTTCTTGAAATTACGTTAAAACTTTCATTTATACTCAGAGTTACAAATACATTTAGGGTCAATAAAATTTACTGGATAACAGACTCCGTCAATTCTAATACCTTGGAAAAAATAATTAAAGATATTACGAAATACGCTATTTTACCTCCTTATCTTAAAAAATATGTTCCTATAAGTCGTAATTTAAAGAAAGTTGGTTTAATGAGTCCCTTGACAATACCATATCACCTCATTTTTAAACAAGTTGCTGAAGGTGAAATAAGATTAGGATATAAGGGTGATTTCGGTTTAAATAAGAGAATAACTTCATCATCAAAGTCAATTCTGATTACTGACTCCCTAAAACTCGGTTATATTGATTATAATGTTTTCTATTATAGCGGAGTTAAAAATGAGTTTATAGATTTTAAAAAGATACTCGATTTTGATAATCTTATAATTGCTAGTAGGAATGGCAAAAATCCCTTAAAGGCAAAGGAAGAGTTGACTAACTTATACAATAAATATGGCCTTACCTTGCTTATTGGACCACCTGCTGGAAATCTATTACAAAGGTTAGGTAAGCAATACTTGGATAAGTCATATAACTTCGTAATTAAACAAGGAGTTTTAGATATAAGGGCGGAAGAGGCATTGGCTTATTCTCTTTCTATTCTAAACCTTCTGTTAAGTTAG
- a CDS encoding DUF447 domain-containing protein, whose amino-acid sequence MKKFLKMFFPHDGIYEVLVGTSGIKPIIKPLGIVVEASELKFKIYKSTLTYSNLEKNNKCSIHVSLNTDFFILSMLDKLTFDMDSEYNVPILNNLNIIYAECSKVSDNDPSIFSVKPLDLEINSIPTRAYNRGDYISVDFLVNYTRLDIYKGEELEKLIRILGYELGVIKRTSPHTYSLLEEIVNKIRLKGFKLD is encoded by the coding sequence ATGAAGAAGTTTTTAAAAATGTTCTTTCCTCATGATGGGATATATGAGGTGTTAGTAGGTACTTCAGGGATAAAACCTATAATAAAACCACTTGGTATAGTTGTAGAGGCAAGTGAACTTAAGTTTAAAATATATAAGAGTACATTAACATATTCTAATCTAGAGAAAAACAACAAATGTTCAATACATGTAAGCTTAAATACAGATTTTTTTATTCTTTCAATGCTAGATAAGCTAACTTTTGATATGGATAGTGAATATAACGTTCCAATACTCAATAATCTGAATATTATTTACGCTGAGTGCAGTAAGGTTTCTGATAATGATCCATCAATATTTTCAGTGAAACCGCTAGATTTGGAAATAAATTCTATTCCAACCAGAGCATATAATAGAGGTGATTATATTTCGGTTGACTTTCTAGTGAATTACACTAGATTAGACATATATAAGGGTGAAGAATTGGAAAAGCTTATTAGGATTTTAGGTTACGAATTAGGCGTAATAAAGCGTACATCCCCTCATACTTATAGTCTCTTGGAAGAAATAGTGAATAAGATAAGATTAAAAGGTTTTAAGCTAGACTAG